The following proteins are co-located in the Sporolactobacillus pectinivorans genome:
- the galE gene encoding UDP-glucose 4-epimerase GalE, which yields MSILVVGGAGYIGSHTVDRLIEKGYSVVVVDNLVTGHRTAVHPQATFYKGDIRDKKFLAGVFDKESIDTVIHFAAFSLVGESMEKPLKYFDNNIGGMITLLEVMKQFGVKRIVFSSTAATYGTPKKVPIQESDPQVPINPYGESKLVMEKMIHWADLAYGIHFVALRYFNVAGAKADGSIGEDHHPETHLIPVVLQVAVGKRPKLIMFGDDYNTPDGTNVRDYVHVVDLADAHILAAGYLKNGGQSDCFNLGSATGFSNNQILEAAREVTGREIRAEIGPRRPGDPDTLIAASDKAREILHWKPQYDNIHEIIRTAWTWHAKHPDGYKE from the coding sequence ATGTCCATTTTAGTTGTAGGTGGAGCCGGCTACATCGGCTCTCATACAGTCGACCGTCTGATTGAAAAAGGGTATTCGGTGGTTGTGGTCGATAATCTGGTGACCGGCCACCGTACCGCAGTTCATCCACAAGCTACTTTTTACAAGGGCGACATTCGTGATAAAAAATTCCTTGCCGGCGTTTTCGACAAGGAATCGATCGATACCGTCATCCATTTTGCCGCCTTCTCACTCGTCGGCGAATCAATGGAAAAGCCGTTGAAATACTTCGATAATAATATCGGCGGTATGATCACACTTCTGGAAGTGATGAAGCAGTTCGGCGTCAAGCGAATCGTCTTCTCCTCCACCGCGGCCACCTACGGAACACCGAAAAAAGTGCCGATTCAGGAATCGGATCCGCAAGTGCCGATCAATCCATACGGCGAAAGCAAACTGGTAATGGAAAAAATGATTCACTGGGCAGACCTCGCTTACGGCATTCATTTTGTTGCCTTGCGTTATTTTAATGTTGCCGGAGCCAAAGCGGACGGAAGCATCGGTGAGGATCATCACCCGGAAACTCATTTAATTCCCGTTGTTCTGCAGGTTGCGGTCGGCAAGCGTCCGAAACTGATCATGTTCGGCGATGATTACAATACACCGGACGGAACGAATGTCCGCGACTATGTACACGTGGTTGATCTGGCCGATGCGCATATCCTAGCCGCCGGCTATCTGAAAAATGGCGGTCAAAGCGACTGCTTCAACTTAGGCTCTGCCACCGGTTTTTCTAATAATCAGATTCTTGAGGCCGCCCGCGAAGTAACTGGCAGGGAAATTCGGGCAGAGATCGGACCGAGGCGTCCCGGTGATCCGGACACCCTGATTGCCGCGAGCGATAAGGCACGTGAAATCCTGCATTGGAAACCTCAATACGACAATATTCATGAAATCATCCGCACCGCCTGGACCTGGCACGCGAAACATCCGGACGGCTATAAGGAATAG